ACTTTGATCGATTTGCATACTATAAACGCAATCACCATgaaaatttttctttttttctttttcttttcgctttttCGCAAATCGCCGTTCGGCATCTGATAAGAGAAATTCAAAGGGTGTCACCCCACCACCCCACCTAAATTTTCGTTCGATAGATGCGTGCATCTCGGTTTACGAGCCGTGCAaacttgtcttgtctttttgtcGTTTGTTTCAAGATACCCTCAACTTTATAGAAATTGCAATTCGTCATGTCTAGCGCTACTGTCGCAAGTCTCAGGCAGAGCCTCTGCTCTGAAGATACTCCCCTTCCTGTGCGCTTCCGTGCCCTGTTCTCTCTCAAACATGTCGCCAAAACCGACCCTGAATCCGCCCTTGCGGCTATCGAAGCCATCGCCGCTGCTTTCGCTTCGCCGTCTGCTCTGTTGAAGCACGAGCTCGCATATTGTCTTGGCCAGACCGGTAACGAGGCGGCTATTGCACCGCTGCGTGATGTCCTGTCAGATCTTAAGGAGGACCCCATGTGCAGACATGAGGCCGCTGAAGCTCTGGGCGCCTTGGGCAATGCATCCAGCTTGGATCTGCTCCGACAATTCAGAGATCGTGCTGGCGAGGAAGTTGTTGTTACAGAGACCTGTGAGATTGCCATTGATCGCATTGAATGGGAAAACTCCGAGGCAAGGAAGCAGGAGAAGCTGCGTCAAAGGTAAATCTATGCAAATCATTTGTATTCTTGATGGTCTTGAATTTCGCTAATACATTATTCAAGCGACTTTGCTTCAGTCGACCCGGCACCTCCTATGCCCGAGTCCGAAAAGTCGGTTGACGAACTCGGCAGAGTGCTGATGGATGTCAACCAGCCCCTCTTCATGCGATACCGTGCCATGTTTGCCCTCCGCGATctggcttctcctccagacTGCCCAACTGCTGTCCCTGCTGTCAACGCTCTAGCCAAGGGATTCGCCGACTCCTCAGCACTTTTCCGCCACGAGATTGCCTTCGTCTTTGGCCAGCTTTCACATCCTGCATCTATTCCTGCCCTTACTGAGGCCCTGAGCAACACCGAAGAGGCGAGCATGGTGCGTCACGAAGCTGCCGAGGCTCTAGGCAGTCTTGGtgacgaagacggcgtcGAGGACATCTTGAAGCGGTTCCTTCAAGACAAGGAGCAGGTTGTTCGTGAGAGTGTCATTGTAGCATTAGATATGGCTGAGTATGAGAGGGGTGGCCAGACGGAATATGCGTTGATCCCAGAAGTGGCCGGCGCCTCTGCATAGAAGAAAGGACGAAAAAAATAGATAAAATTCCGTGTTACAAATAGCAGAACTTTCCAGACATAGTTTAATTGTTTTCGTGCCAACTGAATCCACACTCGCAGTTATAGATAACGGTTGAGCCTTCGTCGGCACTCCGCAGTTGCACCGTTGTGTATTTGACTTCTTCTCGGCCGCAGTTTGGACATCGCTCGCGAACCGTGCTCTCGGTGTTGAGTGTGTGACGCTCGACGGATTGGACGCTGGACTGCAGCTTTTGCCGCAGGAAAGAAGGGAAATCTGAGGGCTTGGACTTTGTCACAATGATCTTTGCGCCAGTATCTGAGAAGCTCATTTGTTAaaattttttctctctacTCCAACTGAAATGCTGCCCAATCCGGAGAGCCAAACCTTTATTTTCGGCGCTACAGCACTCGCAGCTCAGCACATTCTGCTCGGTTCCTTTGGTCGCCGGAAGCAAGTTTCCGCAGTCGGTGCAGAACACCATGGACCCAATGGCAGCCATTTTCTTCGTCAGTTTGCCAGCGCAGAGACACTATGACGAATTCTACTTGTGCAATGGGAGGGATCGCGTGGAACCAGCTGTACAAAAATTGTCATGCAAGACAACTGGCAAAAGATCTTGCAGGCCTTGCAGGGGGTTGATAATCCGGAATAACTGATAAAGCAAGGTACCGGCTCCGGAAGCGCCGCTGATTGGCGCCAGGCGGGGCGCACGGGCCATTGGATCCTTTTTGACTTTCGAGATTGGTCCAGCGAGGCTGTCGGATTCTCCAGGCTGCGCCAGCGCGTGATTCGAAGATTCGACTGAAGCAATACCCAAACCCAACTGGCAGCGTTTGGGCACGCATTGAAGCCGCACTCGTTTCTATTAATGCAGTGTGCATTCGCCCCGGAATTCGTCTCGACGCCACGAGTCCTCTTTTCGGCCCAAGTTTCCCTCGTTTCCGCCGTGTTCAAATCTCGCAGCTTCTTTCCATGACACGCTGGGGGAGCGGCTGATGTCCCAGTAGCTCCTGTACCGACAATGCGTCTCTGGTGAGGCCTCGCCAACATCGAGACTCTGGCAAACAAACACAATGCAGCCACGCAACATGGACTACCTCGAGGATGGGCCAAGCGCCAACCACAGCGCGGCCGCCTCGCAAAACGCGATTTCACGACCTTTCACACTGCAAGAATCTTTGCCGTACTCACCCCAAACCTCCACTGTGCCGTTTGTTCCTGGTCAGTCGCTGCTCTACCTCTGCTTGATATTCCTTTTACTTTCTACTTTTCTTGCATCCATCTATATTCTGCCATTTTATAGCTACCTActcatcctctcctcctAGAAATCATCCCCGATCCCAACATAGGCTTTGGCTCGCCAGCTCCATCCATATCCGATATATTCCCCCACAGCGATTTCGACCGACTCAACAGAGAAGCTCTCGGGCAGGCTCACCTACCAAGAAACACAAAGCAGGCCGTTGACCTTGTGCTGCACGAAATAAAGCCATCCCAAAGAACGCACTAGTAAGTTTGAGACAGACTGCTTCTCAAACGTAGTCCCAAGTACCTCTGCTTACGTTTTATCCAGCAACTTCAAGTCCGTGTTGACAGGGCAGGCAACTTCACGGCCCGGAAGTCTTTCACAAGGACTATCTCCCATTACACGAGCCGTTTACGAAAAAGTCGGAGGCTACTTCAAGGCTACCAAGCCCAATGTTGTGAACCCTCATGCTGTTAGCGTGAACGGCAACAAGAGCCGAACCGTCTCGAAGGATATGGCTATACAGCCCGGCAGTATTGAGAATCACGCAGCTCGTATAGATAATTACGAGGCACCGAAGCCTCAGTCAAGGATAGAAGTGGTCATCCCGTCAAGACGAGGGGGCTTTGATCCCTCAGCTTATGTTGACGCTTCTCAGCCTCAAGTTGAGCTCGAGACTCCGGTGTTGCAGGCGCCGTCAGCGTTGCCTGCCAGCCCGGACGGTAATTTAACTGCCGTTTCTGCATCCTCTGATGTAAACTTCAACTACAATCCTGCCTCGTTTCGAGTTGAGCTTCCTTTGTCTCATATCAAGAGGGACGAGTACCTAGAAGTTGCCCATATACCGTCCGCCCCTGAGAACCTTTCTTCCCGTAAGAAAGAGAGGTATATGGCCCTAGGGGACCAGGGCCTCGTTAGCAGCGGCGGTCTTGACCAACAGCAGCGAGCTGAAGCCGCTCTAGAGTCTCTCGACTCGCTTATGCGCAACGTCTTCTCGGCGGTTGGTCGAGCTTTGGGGATGGACTCCGGATATGATCACGTCGTGACGCTGACGCCCGAGAATGAGGTCGTCTTGAATGGCGCGAcgcagcagaagatgcaAGGCGCTATCCAGAAGGCTATCGCACTTAAGTGCTTCGGTAGAGTTCCGGTGGAGGGCCTTCTCCAGATCATGAAACTCAGCGACGGTAGCCTGAAGCAGGTCGATGGCATGGATATCCGTGCTGATGAAAGCTGGGATGAAGCTGCCTTTGATTCGTGGGTTCAGCAGCTGGCAGAAGTTGAAGTAGGAATGAAAGCTGCGCGTACCTGTTTGCGAATCTTGTCTGGAGGCCGAGAAGACAAACGACTCTACTCGGaaagcatcatcaacagatgcgtcaacatcttcaagacTGTCACCGAAGACATAATAATCCCCCTCGTTGAGCTTCGAAACTCAACATCTGCCAACTTATTCCGAATGGTACTAAAGCATAAAAAGGCGGTGTCGTCTACTTTTCTCAACTGCCAGAAGTTGTTCGCCACACTTGCTGAGCTGGTGACGAAAGTAGAGCTCTCGGAAAGCGTCTTCAACACTCTAGAGTTTACCGCGTCCAAGCTTATCTTTGTCGAAAACGCCTATTTTGAGAAAGACTCAGCCGTCGGAGTCCAGCGGTTTGATGGAATTCGCAGTGTTGCTATGGACATGCTCTGCCAAATATTTCTTATCAAACCTGAGCAGCGACAGGGCATCATTGACGATATCCTCACCTCTCTAGAGAAGCTTCCCGTGGGAAAACAGAGCGCACGCCATTTTAAGCTTTCCGAAGGTGGAAGCATTCAACCGGTGTCGGCACTTCTCATGCGACTGGTCCAGGCTAGTTCTGGGAGGGTAGAAGAGAACGAGGGTGGTCGTACTGCAGTGCTTAAAGCTctcggcaatggcaataATGAGATGGACGAGGATAACGAGAGTGAGGATGAATTGCCTGATAACCGGGCTAAAAAGACGCAATTCACATCCTCTATCAACACCGAAGAACAAGGCGCACAGCAGCACGCCGTTGCCATTcaagagctggaggcagcagctgcccCTCTCAGTGAAGGTGCCGGACGGAATGCTTCGTACATTATCAACTTTATTGTGAAGCGCGCTATTGGGTCGACGAAGTCGGGTGACACACCATATCGCAACCTTTTGGATCTCTTCGTCGAAGACTTCACGACATGTCTCGATTCCCCGGACTGGCCATCAGCCGAGCTGCTATTGCGCCTCCTCATGCTCATGATGGTGCAGTTGTTCGAGGCTCCCAAGACACCCGCTCCCGCCAAGAACATGgctcttgagctcctcgGTACCATGAGTGCGGCCATATCTCGCCTGCGATCTCACGTTAAAAAGACTGCCAACACATTCGAAACCACTGACGTCGACGATCTGTCGCGGTATTTGGCAGCGCTGGCTTGCCACGTCCTTGAACAGAAGAGCTCAATCGAGCAGATTGTGGCCTGGGATGGACCTTACCGTGCCTCGCTTGAGTTCCTGCAGGCTCGTCTATCAGATGACCCATATCTATTCAGCGCTGTGTCGTTCCTTATAACCGACTGGGCTACTCGGGTGCATGCGGGCTATGATGCAATCCAGGACagcgaagatgagagagactGGGAACTTGGACGTCTTGCTTACAGATTGCGGATGATGATTCAAGACCGCCGATGGCTCTCCAACGAATACACCTTCAAAGCTGTGAGCCCTGCTCAAGCCAAGCTTTCTTACTCCATTATTTTGCTGCGTTCTCCGCTCTTTGAGTCCTTTGGCAAGATTCTGAACATTCTCCTTGGTTCAATGGCTGGTGATCAAGCAACAGTCCGCAGCAAGAGCTTGAAAAGTATCAACCAGGTTCTCGAGACGGATCCATCCATTCTGGATGGGGATTCCACAGTGATCCAACTTATTCTAGATTGTTCGAGCGACTCCTCTACGCAAGTGAGAGACTCtgcccttggccttttggGAAGCTGTATCACGTTGAGGCCGGCTCTAGAATCTCCGTTGACACCCAAGATCATCGACCGCTTCCAAGACGCCGGTGTTGGTGTTAGGAAGCGAGCCATGAAGCTTGCCCGCGACATCTATCTCCGCAACCACGACAGTGCACTTCGCAGTTCTATAGCTAATGGCCTTCTCCGACGTGTACAAGATCCTGACGAAGGTGTTCGCGACCTTGCCCGCCAGATGATTGAAGAAGTCTGGTTTGCTCCTTTCTACGGCCGCGACAACTCGGCCGCATTCCAAACCTCTTTGACCGAACATGTGGCCCTGATCATCCAGACGGTCAAGTCAGGAAACGTGACGGAGATTCTAGACAAGGTGTTTCAGTCCATTCTTCGGCCGAAAGACAAGTCGCTGGAAGGTCCATTTGCTGTTTGCTCCCACCTGGTGAGCAGCATGTTTGGCCTCATCGATAGCGGAGATTCGGAGGAAGGAGGACCGACCGGCCGTGATGCCTTGCAAGTGCTCACAATCTTTGCCAAGGCCGACCCCAAGCTATTCAGTCTGGAGCAGATTAGACTTCTGAAACCTCATCTCGCAAGTTTCAGTGGCACCGACGAATTGGCAGCGTTTCGAGCCGTGACGGTCATCTACAAACGCGTACTTCCCCAGTTGCCCACAGTGCACTCTGAATTTTTGACCGAAATTCGCCTCCAGCTATTGAAAGGCATTGGAAAAATTTCCTCTCGTGGAGCCTTGGATGACTTGATCGCATGTACCAAAGTAGTCTGCGATTTGCTCAAAGACTTTGGACCATTGGGCAATCTAGTCGCATCCGGTCTGCTGGGTATTCAGAAACTAGGAGCTGGGGGTGCTGCCCTGGATAGCAAGAGGATCAACCATCTGGCTGCTTACTCTATCATTGTTGGCAGCGTTGGGAAGCATTGCGACCTGGATCAGCAGATGCAAATATTCAAGGCTCGCTTTCCCAAATGGCAGGGCGACTCGGTTCCTCGGCTCATTGTGGATGTGCTATCGCCATTCTCCTCACCTTCCCAGCCGTTGGAGGCACGAAAGGCATCTCTCGAAGCGATTGGCCTGGTTTGCCAGTCCTGGCCGCGAAATTACGTGTTGGCCAAGGTTTACACAGCGTTCCAGCAGGTTTTCCAAGAGGAGGTTCCTATTCTGGAAACAATGATTCTCAAGTCATTCAAAGAATTCCTCCTCACGGAAGAAAGGCGATCCGAAGCTGCCGCCGAGTCTGGGGCgacggagaaaaagagagagttgaCGGTGATGGGCGGCACTAACTTTGACGACGTTGCCAGTGCTACTACTCAAAGGTTCCTCAAAGACATTACGCGAATCTCCTTGGGAAGCCTAGATGAACTCGCCTTTTTAGCTATGGAAGTCCTGGGCAGCATCAACCGTCAAGGTCTGACGCACCCCAAGGAGACGGGAGTGACACTGATGACGCTAGAGACATCGTCAAACCGAAAGATTGCGGAACTCGCTTTTATGGAGCATCGATCACTTCATGAGAAGCACGAGACAGTGCTTGAAAGAGAATACGTCAAGGCAATCCAATCGGCTTATAACTACCAGCGAGACATTGTCAAAGACTCCCACGGGGCGATTCCTGAGTTGTTCCAACCCAAGCTGCATCTTATGATGGAAGTGTTGAAGATTAGCAAAATGAAGAACAGGCAgcgcttcttggagaagctgtgtGGACTGGTCAACTTTGACATTGCCCAGCTGGACGCGAGTGAAGAGATGCCGCCACACCTCGACTTTTCCCGGTTCGTCATCGAGAACATGGCCTTTTTCGAGTATCAAACGGTTGGAGAGCTTCAGACAATTGTGAacatgatggagaagattgtGAGTACAACAGGCGCAGCAGTTGCCCACCTAATTGAGTCGGAAGTATTCGACGTGCGTCTCGATCTGGACCATACGGAACAAGACGAAGTTACGGACCAGCTCATGGGCGAGACGGTTGAAGCGCAGGCGACTGCGGAGGGGGAATCCCTCGTCGGCCTCAAAGTAGACCCCAATCGACTTCGCCAGTTGACTACCGGGGCCATTATTCTTTCTTGCCTGTGGGAAGCCCGCACACATCTCCGGCGCCTGTATGGAATGGGAACAAGCCGACACGACGGCAAAGCcaaggctttggccaagGACCTCAACAAGATGCCGATGAAAGTACAGGGAGTTCACGGAGAGCGATTCTGGGACGAGGTGACGGCGCATGTGAGCAGCCTGGAGACGATCAGCAAAATGGCACAGAAGTGTAAGGCGTTTGTGGAGCTGATGAACGTcgacaaggagctcaaggtgcaagacgacgacgacgaggagatggcaTTGGAGGGGCCGAGTACGCCTagcgaaggcgaagaagagagcacAACACCGGAACGGGGTCGCAAGAGGAAAGGCGTAGGCACTCCCGGAGGCCGCAAAAAGCGAGCTCGCTCAGGATCTCAGCCACGCAAACGGGGTCGTCCACGTAAAGGAGCGGAGTCAcgcgatgaagacgaagatatGGAATGGATCTAGAGCGCCTAGATGGGGGTTATTGACTTGGGCCGAACCGGCGTCGGATGCTACttgatgatttcttctttctcctttttctattttttatCACTTTTCATTGTTTCTTCTCGTTTTATCATAGCGGCATCAAGGCGCcctcattttttcttctttctcacatattttttttatgttCCCTTACTCACACCCCTCTCATTTATTGTTCATACGCAACAGTGAGAGTAGCGGTGGGTATTGAGAACTGGTTGATCTACGATGGTGGCTATATATGGTTGGGCAGCGCCTGGATCGATGTCATATTCAAGGCGCAGAAAGCAATCTGGGGTGTGCATTTTGCTCAGCATACAAGACAAATCTCGGACGAGACGTATCTGATGGAGGAATGGCGTTTAATGGGAGGACCTGGTTCAAGGCATTTTCAAAGATACTGATATTCAGTCTGTATGATAGAAAAAGGATTCTGCGCCACAGAGAGATACAAGGGCGGCAGATGGGAAAGGAATTAGCATCTTTGGTAGTACTGTAATTGAGACACCGTTACTACCgaatgacgacgaagagctgGCGTATGTGTGACAATGTGACAATGGGGTGATGCTGATACGCGACAGTTGGCTGTTTGTGCTACTGCAGGCGTCATGCTCGGGGTTTCCTCGATTGTACTGGTGGGAATTTGGCGATGATGCGTACTAGAAGGATTCGACTCTCGTCGCAGCCCAAAGATGACTTGGCATTTTTATGCTGTGGATGGATTGGTTGGGAGTTAAGGTGATATTTTTCTCATGTTTTAGCGGAAGAGCTAGCAAGTTAGGCCAAAGTGGCTTATTTTGATACGCTGGGACGGCTAGATATTAACGAGACGGTGGTTACGAGTAGAAGCTTTTTGCATGAATTGGCGTATGCGCAGCGAGTTGTTTTTTGTACGAATGGTAGTAATAGTAGCTGCATTGACTAGGGATGAGAGGTTAAGGTGTGGCAGGACTGGATTGGACGGGGAGGTGTGGAATACTCGGGGATTGGGGACCATGACTGTATTTTTTATGGGCTTACGAGAGTTCGAGAGATATATTGCTTTGCTGCAGAAAAGATGTGGTGATGCTTACGGTGAGGATGATATGGAATTTTGCCGGTTTGGGTAAACTGTACGAGATATTACTTGGGGTGGCTGGTGTCATCCATCCCCAAGGCTGAGCCTGAGCGCATTACGAGGCCTGGTAGAGGGCAGTGTCTTTGTAAATCGCCCGAGATAACCTTAGTACAGACTGCTCTTTGAGTCGTAATGGCTATTCTTTAGTAGCGATCGGGGGATATAACGGCCGATACGGAGGAGAGATGACGAAGAACGGAGGACGGTGAAGAGCTCCAGTCGAATGGGATTCCTAACGCAGGTTGCAGGGAGTGCAGCATCTGACGTCAGGCAGGGGATGATGCAGTTGGTTTGGAGGGGACGCAGGAGTGCATGAAACCAAAGGGACTGCTTGTTGAAACTgatggcaaaaaaagagcgaAGAGATTTTTGGTGGGCGCTGGGCATTCACACAATTGGAGGAAATCTTGATTTTGGGCCATGTTGATCACTtaggtacggagtaggaGTACGTAGTTGGACTGTAATTATGAGGTGGCGTCTTGGTTACTGTGTTGGGCATTGGGCGGGCGAGTGATTGGCTCAATGCAAGCAGGTTTTTGTGAAATGGGCCGTTGGTTGGGCCGTGGCTCTGGGTTgggagtactcgtacatgtattGATACCTATTGAAACTGTTTGTTCCACGGGGCCTGATGATTGTTCTAGAGTTTCTGTACTAGCGAGCAGAAGGATTTGACATTCAGACacaaagaaggaaaatcATCC
This genomic stretch from Trichoderma breve strain T069 chromosome 1, whole genome shotgun sequence harbors:
- a CDS encoding HEAT repeats domain-containing protein, translating into MSSATVASLRQSLCSEDTPLPVRFRALFSLKHVAKTDPESALAAIEAIAAAFASPSALLKHELAYCLGQTGNEAAIAPLRDVLSDLKEDPMCRHEAAEALGALGNASSLDLLRQFRDRAGEEVVVTETCEIAIDRIEWENSEARKQEKLRQSDFASVDPAPPMPESEKSVDELGRVLMDVNQPLFMRYRAMFALRDLASPPDCPTAVPAVNALAKGFADSSALFRHEIAFVFGQLSHPASIPALTEALSNTEEASMVRHEAAEALGSLGDEDGVEDILKRFLQDKEQVVRESVIVALDMAEYERGGQTEYALIPEVAGASA
- a CDS encoding transcription factor s-II (TFIIS) domain-containing protein — translated: MAAIGSMVFCTDCGNLLPATKGTEQNVLSCECCSAENKDTGAKIIVTKSKPSDFPSFLRQKLQSSVQSVERHTLNTESTVRERCPNCGREEVKYTTVQLRSADEGSTVIYNCECGFSWHENN
- a CDS encoding HEAT repeat associated with sister chromatid cohesion domain-containing protein codes for the protein MQPRNMDYLEDGPSANHSAAASQNAISRPFTLQESLPYSPQTSTVPFVPEIIPDPNIGFGSPAPSISDIFPHSDFDRLNREALGQAHLPRNTKQAVDLVLHEIKPSQRTHYNFKSVLTGQATSRPGSLSQGLSPITRAVYEKVGGYFKATKPNVVNPHAVSVNGNKSRTVSKDMAIQPGSIENHAARIDNYEAPKPQSRIEVVIPSRRGGFDPSAYVDASQPQVELETPVLQAPSALPASPDGNLTAVSASSDVNFNYNPASFRVELPLSHIKRDEYLEVAHIPSAPENLSSRKKERYMALGDQGLVSSGGLDQQQRAEAALESLDSLMRNVFSAVGRALGMDSGYDHVVTLTPENEVVLNGATQQKMQGAIQKAIALKCFGRVPVEGLLQIMKLSDGSLKQVDGMDIRADESWDEAAFDSWVQQLAEVEVGMKAARTCLRILSGGREDKRLYSESIINRCVNIFKTVTEDIIIPLVELRNSTSANLFRMVLKHKKAVSSTFLNCQKLFATLAELVTKVELSESVFNTLEFTASKLIFVENAYFEKDSAVGVQRFDGIRSVAMDMLCQIFLIKPEQRQGIIDDILTSLEKLPVGKQSARHFKLSEGGSIQPVSALLMRLVQASSGRVEENEGGRTAVLKALGNGNNEMDEDNEKQGAQQHAVAIQELEAAAAPLSEGAGRNASYIINFIVKRAIGSTKSGDTPYRNLLDLFVEDFTTCLDSPDWPSAELLLRLLMLMMVQLFEAPKTPAPAKNMALELLGTMSAAISRLRSHVKKTANTFETTDVDDLSRYLAALACHVLEQKSSIEQIVAWDGPYRASLEFLQARLSDDPYLFSAVSFLITDWATRVHAGYDAIQDSEDERDWELGRLAYRLRMMIQDRRWLSNEYTFKAVSPAQAKLSYSIILLRSPLFESFGKILNILLGSMAGDQATVRSKSLKSINQVLETDPSILDGDSTVIQLILDCSSDSSTQVRDSALGLLGSCITLRPALESPLTPKIIDRFQDAGVGVRKRAMKLARDIYLRNHDSALRSSIANGLLRRVQDPDEGVRDLARQMIEEVWFAPFYGRDNSAAFQTSLTEHVALIIQTVKSGNVTEILDKVFQSILRPKDKSLEGPFAVCSHLVSSMFGLIDSGDSEEGGPTGRDALQVLTIFAKADPKLFSLEQIRLLKPHLASFSGTDELAAFRAVTVIYKRVLPQLPTVHSEFLTEIRLQLLKGIGKISSRGALDDLIACTKVVCDLLKDFGPLGNLVASGLLGIQKLGAGGAALDSKRINHLAAYSIIVGSVGKHCDLDQQMQIFKARFPKWQGDSVPRLIVDVLSPFSSPSQPLEARKASLEAIGLVCQSWPRNYVLAKVYTAFQQVFQEEVPILETMILKSFKEFLLTEERRSEAAAESGATEKKRELTVMGGTNFDDVASATTQRFLKDITRISLGSLDELAFLAMEVLGSINRQGLTHPKETGVTLMTLETSSNRKIAELAFMEHRSLHEKHETVLEREYVKAIQSAYNYQRDIVKDSHGAIPELFQPKLHLMMEVLKISKMKNRQRFLEKLCGLVNFDIAQLDASEEMPPHLDFSRFVIENMAFFEYQTVGELQTIVNMMEKIVSTTGAAVAHLIESEVFDLMGETVEAQATAEGESLVGLKVDPNRLRQLTTGAIILSCLWEARTHLRRLYGMGTSRHDGKAKALAKDLNKMPMKVQGVHGERFWDEVTAHVSSLETISKMAQKCKAFVELMNVDKELKVQDDDDEEMALEGPSTPSEGEEESTTPERGRKRKGVGTPGGRKKRARSGSQPRKRGRPRKGAESRDEDEDMEWI